A DNA window from Castanea sativa cultivar Marrone di Chiusa Pesio chromosome 7, ASM4071231v1 contains the following coding sequences:
- the LOC142642573 gene encoding arginine--tRNA ligase, cytoplasmic-like: MRLYILQRGKVGKTYLHTWARFLFYILIQEIGGEQKDREAWTQICEISRNEFNRVYQRLGVQLEEKGESLYNPYIPNILNKLTSINLVEESQGARVIFLEGFNIPLTVFDNISMLILH; this comes from the exons agGAAAAGTTGGAAAAACTTATTTGCATACATGGGCTCggtttctattttatatattgatcCAGGAAATT GGTGGGGAACAGAAAGATCGTGAGGCATGGACACAGATTTGTGAAATCAGTCGAAATGAGTTTAACAGGGTTTATCAGCGCCTTGGAGTTCAGTTAGAGGAAAAG GGGGAAAGCTTATACAATCCATACATTCCTAACATTTTGAATAAATTGACTAGTATAAATTTAGTTGAGGAAAGTCAGGGGGCTCGTGTGATCTTTCTTGAAGGGTTTAATATACCGCTTACTGTATTTGATAatatttctatgttaatattacattag